In Haematobia irritans isolate KBUSLIRL chromosome 1, ASM5000362v1, whole genome shotgun sequence, a genomic segment contains:
- the LOC142242974 gene encoding uncharacterized protein LOC142242974 yields the protein MRAFIVLCLVAVACADKLGYNYQPVGHSDSGLSFTPGSGSGVGGGSGFSGSSSSGVSGGASFDAPSTYSAPAEFEKEFYTFSAPEGEFDDASAAERAANSVKQGLRVVFIKGPENKGLEDAALALAKSAAQQQTAIYVLNKQADIGDLANKLNAINSGSNNKPEVHFVKYRTAEDAANAQRVIQGQYDSLGGNSQNINGGVAPVLNFASQAPVRSANPQAPQNAYLPSSVFRRH from the coding sequence ATGCGTGCCTTCATTGTTTTGTGTTTGGTTGCTGTGGCCTGTGCCGATAAATTGGGCTACAACTATCAACCCGTGGGTCACTCTGACAGTGGATTGTCCTTCACACCGGGAAGCGGAAGCGGTGTAGGTGGTGGCAGTGGATTCAGtggcagcagcagcagcggTGTCAGTGGTGGTGCCTCCTTTGATGCCCCTTCCACATACTCTGCCCCAGCTGAATTCGAAAAGGAGTTCTACACATTCTCTGCCCCCGAAGGTGAATTCGATGATGCCAGTGCAGCTGAACGTGCTGCCAATAGCGTGAAACAAGGTCTCCGTGTTGTCTTCATCAAGGGCCCCGAAAACAAGGGTCTCGAAGATGCCGCCCTTGCCTTGGCCAAATCTGCTGCCCAACAACAAACCGCCATCTATGTCCTCAACAAACAAGCCGACATTGGAGATTTGGCCAACAAACTCAATGCCATCAACAGCGGCAGCAACAACAAACCCGAAGTACACTTTGTCAAATACCGCACCGCTGAAGATGCTGCCAATGCCCAACGTGTCATCCAAGGTCAATATGACTCTTTGGGCGGTAACTCTCAAAACATCAATGGTGGTGTTGCTCCCGTTCTTAACTTTGCTTCCCAAGCTCCCGTCCGCTCGGCCAACCCTCAGGCTCCACAAAACGCTTACTTGCCCTCATCGGTGTTCCGTCGCCACTAA